AGAATCGACTATAAAGCTTAAAAAGCTTTTAATACCGTTTTTATGTTTTTATTTATGGTAAACAGTTACAATAAACAAAAAAGGCTGAGAAGGGTGCTTTAGCGCTGAGGATAAGCCGCTTGTACCTCGTCGAGAGTGAAGAGGGCGATTTTGCAAAGAATCATTAATTTTTGGGCGCGATCGCGGCGATCGCGTCACGATACACTTGGCAGTACCAGTTCCGACACCGTAAAAAAGTATTGTTCATTCCGAAGCGAACCTTATGACTTCCCGACGTTCTCCGACTTCAACCCTCGGCTACCTATTTTTGATGGTGCTGGGACTGACAATTTTGGTCTATCTATTGCGCGGTTTCGGGGTTTTAACGTTCATTCCGGGCGGCGTAATCTGGATTTTAATGCTGCTGTCGTTAGCTTCGGGGTTGTTGTATTTAACCGAGAAGATGCGGCGATTTTAGCGGCCGGGAAGTTAAGATTTGTGTCAGTGTTGAATGCTTAAACGCCAATATTTTTCAGAAAAATAGGTGTTTTTTAAGCAATTTCTAACCTTTAAAGGGAGGCAGAAGTCCTGATGAAATATGTTTGTACGGTCTGCAATTATATCTACAATCCCGAAGAGGGAGATCCGGATGGTGGTATCGCACCCGGTACTGCCTTTGAGGATATACCCGATGACTGGGTTTGTCCCGTTTGCGGGGCGGGGAAGGAAGATTTTGAACCACTGGATGATTAAGCTCGATAATTCGGAAAAATTGAGCTAAAAAATGAGAGGCTTGTGACCTGAAATTACGAATTACGAATTAATAATTATTTAGTCAAGCGGTTTAGGATAAAAGACAAAACCGCTGTTTTTTTCTCAGCTTAACTTGCTCAAAAGTTTTAAAAAGAATTGAGCGCGCGGCGTTAATAAGGTGCGGCGATAAGCATCGGCTGCTTTTTTAATGGCTTCGGCTTGGGTAGGGTAGGGATGAATAATACCTGCAATTGCGCTCAGTCCTTGTTTAGTCGCGATCGCGAGAGTGATTTCATTGAGCATTTCTCCCGCATGGCGTGCTACAATTGTTGCCCCAATAATACGCCCTCGTTCGTGGATAATTTTAACAAAACCTTCCGTTTCTCCATCGGCGAGGGCGCGATCGACTTTTTCAAGCGGAATCGCGATCGCGTCTACCTTCAAACCCTTATCCTTTGCTTGTTTTTCATCCAAACCCACCCGCGCAATTTCAGGATCGGTATACGTCACCCAAGGCATTATTAAATCGCTCAATTTACTCCGCCCCAATCCAAACGGAGAAAAGAATAAATTCTTAATAACAATCCGCGCCGCAGCATCGGCAGCATGAGTGAATTTCCAATCCATACAAATATCCCCTGCTGCGTAAATGCGAGGATTACTGGTTTGTAAATAATCGTTGACAAAAACGCCGCGTTGTGAATCGCAATCAACGCCGACCGCTTCTAAATTCAAGCCTTCCACATTGGGCGCGCGCCCTGCCCCGACTAAGATTTCATCGACAATAATGCTTTGAGTTGTGCCATTCTGTCGGTAATAAATCGCTTTACCTTCGGGCGTAACTTCTACCCGTTCTAACTTGCAATCGAGGATAAGATGAAGATTTTCTTGCTGTAATTGTTGTTGAAGAATCTTAGCCGCATCGGGATCTTCGCGATCGAGTAAATGTCCGTGTTTGTGCAGCAATATTACCTCGCTTCCCAAACGCCCAAAAGCCTGCGCCAATTCGCAACCAATCGGCCCGCCACCAATAACCGCTAAACGTTTCGGACATTCTGTTAGCGAAAAAACCGTTTCATTGGTTAAATATCCCGCTTCTGCCAATCCTGGTAAGTTCGGACGACTTGCACGCGCGCCTGTCGCAATAACTGCTTTTTTAAATCGTAATTCCTGCCCGCTAACGCTAACCGTTTCCTTACTCGTAAATTGAGCGGTTCCTAAGAACACATCAACGCCTAAATTGCGAAAACGCTCGGCAGAATCATTCTCGCTAATTTCTGCTCGAATTTTTCGCATTCGCTGCATAACGGCAGTAAAATCGACTTCAGTAGATTGCGCCCGTACCCCAAAAACTTCTGCATCTCGCACCTCAGCAGCAGCGCGCCCCGAACGAATCAAACATTTAGAAGGAACGCAACCAACATTAAGGCAATCGCCGCCCATCAAACCTTTTTCAATTAGCGCCACTTTTAAACCTAATCCCAAGCCCGCCGTTCCTGCTGCTACGACAAGTCCCGCCGTTCCCGCACCCAGCACGATTAAATCGTAGCAATCTGCCGGTTTTGGGTTCGTCCAATTGGGGGGATGAACGCGGGACATTAGGGTTTGATTGTATTCGTTGAGCGGTTGTAGGGCAGGTTCTTTTTCGATGAACATAAATTCAAGGTAAAAATATAGGTTAAAGTAGTGAGATACGATCGCAAGTTCGACAGAGAATGCAATTTTTAAATTAACTCTATGTAAAAACTTCAAGAAATTAGGTTGCGTTTGGCTCGCGAGCTTTTACCCAGCTTTTGGCTCTTTTGATATCCTTATCTCTCGTAAAAAGATTAGAGAAAGAACCTTTTATTTTAGCTGAACTTAACGATTTTTTATTTATCTATAGTCTTATTGATTATGGTTCTTTGGCACAATCTTTTTGATGTTCGCTTTTCTTGGACGGCAATTCGAGTTGCTTTGTTAGTCGGGACTATCTTGTTTGTGATTAATCACGGTCGTGCCTTTCTAGACGGAACCATGAACAGAGAACGTTGGATATCTGCGGCTTTCACCTATTGCGTTCCCTATATCGTCAGCATTCACGGACAATCGATTAGCCAAGCGCGAATTAAAGCTTATTCTGGTTCTTCTGATTTAGCAAAATCTGATAGAGATTCTCTGTAAATCGATCGAATTCATCTAGTATAGCTAATGAATCACGAAACCTTGGAACAACACTTGGCTGCAAAACGATGGAAAGAGGCTGACG
The sequence above is a segment of the Oscillatoria sp. FACHB-1406 genome. Coding sequences within it:
- the rd gene encoding rubredoxin, with protein sequence MMKYVCTVCNYIYNPEEGDPDGGIAPGTAFEDIPDDWVCPVCGAGKEDFEPLDD
- a CDS encoding mercuric reductase — its product is MFIEKEPALQPLNEYNQTLMSRVHPPNWTNPKPADCYDLIVLGAGTAGLVVAAGTAGLGLGLKVALIEKGLMGGDCLNVGCVPSKCLIRSGRAAAEVRDAEVFGVRAQSTEVDFTAVMQRMRKIRAEISENDSAERFRNLGVDVFLGTAQFTSKETVSVSGQELRFKKAVIATGARASRPNLPGLAEAGYLTNETVFSLTECPKRLAVIGGGPIGCELAQAFGRLGSEVILLHKHGHLLDREDPDAAKILQQQLQQENLHLILDCKLERVEVTPEGKAIYYRQNGTTQSIIVDEILVGAGRAPNVEGLNLEAVGVDCDSQRGVFVNDYLQTSNPRIYAAGDICMDWKFTHAADAAARIVIKNLFFSPFGLGRSKLSDLIMPWVTYTDPEIARVGLDEKQAKDKGLKVDAIAIPLEKVDRALADGETEGFVKIIHERGRIIGATIVARHAGEMLNEITLAIATKQGLSAIAGIIHPYPTQAEAIKKAADAYRRTLLTPRAQFFLKLLSKLS
- the nrtS gene encoding nitrate/nitrite transporter NrtS, encoding MVLWHNLFDVRFSWTAIRVALLVGTILFVINHGRAFLDGTMNRERWISAAFTYCVPYIVSIHGQSISQARIKAYSGSSDLAKSDRDSL